In the Methylomonas rhizoryzae genome, one interval contains:
- a CDS encoding toll/interleukin-1 receptor domain-containing protein: MAFSEKDWRKLLKIFEQRECVLMLGSDIPSGADNSQPPLSTLLARQLACQISDQASICNQDDLPNVAQNYLAKQGGISGSFDLQVEVEDFYKAHRTETTALHLSLANLPFKYCISTTADAAMENAFRAVGKQPLSAFYHFKGGNQGLPGNAQVDKPLIYHLYGAIADSRSLVLAETDLLDFLANIICGNPKLPPALGHILADSNTSFLFIGFGFQQWYLRVLLHVFRAKQQSARPWSVALENTRFFDEPVYPSVAWFYGDKHAIEFKNCDWNGFAAELNRRYRQHVAEQAPTPEPELPADAPVVFLCHCSEDSEAVGLLGQKLRGKGLNTWRDRDNLRGGDNWDNKIKHLIESRAVHYFLVLQTPAMLARCESYFVTEIKTALERQKSVWDEYLFIVPAYLAGNGQAKLDALKHLDYLDLRQDQDLDRLVQNIQDDQRERLARKEWAHAG; this comes from the coding sequence ATGGCCTTTAGCGAAAAAGATTGGCGAAAGCTGCTGAAAATTTTCGAGCAAAGAGAATGCGTGTTGATGTTGGGCTCGGATATTCCGTCCGGAGCCGATAACTCGCAACCGCCGCTTTCGACTTTGCTGGCGCGGCAATTGGCCTGTCAAATCAGCGATCAGGCGTCTATTTGTAATCAGGACGATTTACCGAATGTTGCCCAAAATTATTTAGCCAAACAGGGTGGAATTAGCGGTTCTTTTGACCTGCAGGTGGAGGTGGAAGATTTCTATAAAGCCCATCGCACCGAAACTACGGCTCTACATTTATCGTTAGCGAATCTGCCCTTCAAGTACTGCATATCCACAACGGCCGATGCGGCGATGGAGAATGCGTTCAGGGCCGTCGGTAAGCAGCCGCTGAGCGCCTTTTATCATTTCAAAGGTGGTAATCAAGGTTTACCAGGGAATGCGCAGGTTGATAAGCCATTGATTTATCATTTGTATGGCGCGATAGCGGATAGTCGCTCGCTGGTTTTGGCCGAAACCGATTTGCTCGACTTTCTTGCCAACATTATTTGCGGGAATCCCAAGTTACCGCCCGCACTCGGCCACATACTGGCCGACTCCAACACCTCTTTTCTATTCATCGGTTTTGGTTTTCAGCAGTGGTATTTGCGGGTGTTGCTGCACGTGTTCCGCGCCAAGCAGCAAAGCGCTCGGCCGTGGTCGGTGGCCTTGGAGAATACCCGCTTTTTCGACGAACCTGTTTACCCCAGCGTTGCCTGGTTTTATGGCGATAAACATGCCATTGAGTTCAAAAATTGCGACTGGAACGGTTTTGCCGCTGAACTGAATCGCCGCTATCGGCAACATGTCGCGGAACAGGCGCCGACACCGGAACCCGAGCTACCCGCGGACGCGCCGGTGGTATTTTTATGCCACTGCTCGGAAGATAGCGAGGCTGTAGGCTTGCTGGGCCAAAAACTGCGCGGTAAAGGCTTGAACACTTGGCGCGACCGCGACAATTTGCGCGGTGGCGACAATTGGGATAATAAAATCAAACATTTGATTGAATCTCGCGCCGTCCATTATTTTTTGGTGCTACAAACGCCGGCCATGCTTGCCCGCTGTGAAAGCTATTTTGTCACCGAAATCAAAACCGCGTTGGAACGGCAAAAATCCGTTTGGGACGAATATCTTTTCATTGTGCCGGCATATCTGGCCGGCAATGGTCAAGCCAAGCTGGATGCCTTAAAGCACCTGGATTACCTCGATCTTCGTCAAGATCAAGACCTAGACCGGCTGGTGCAAAATATTCAGGACGATCAGCGCGAACGCTTGGCTAGAAAAGAGTGGGCTCATGCAGGATAA
- the recA gene encoding recombinase RecA, protein MDENKKKALGAALMQIEKQFGKGSVMRMGDVAASRDIEVVSTGSLSVDIALGVGGLPRGRIIEIYGPESSGKTTLTLQTIAQVQKLGGTAAFVDAEHALDPVYAQKIGVNIDDLLVSQPDTGEQALEITDMLVRSGAVDIVVVDSVAALTPKAEIEGDMGDSHMGLQARLMSQALRKLTANIKRSNTLVIFINQLRMKIGVMFGNPETTTGGNALKFYASVRLDIRRIGAIKKGDEVIGNETRVKVVKNKVAPPFKQADFEILYGEGVSFYGELVDLGVEFGLVQKSGSWYSYGNEKIGQGKENAKQFLRDNQEKAVELEKAIREKAFAGRISATPMQDDDNDAEFVDGD, encoded by the coding sequence ATGGACGAGAACAAGAAAAAAGCGCTCGGCGCAGCGCTGATGCAAATCGAAAAACAATTCGGCAAAGGTTCGGTGATGCGCATGGGCGACGTCGCGGCGTCTCGCGACATTGAAGTCGTTTCCACCGGTTCGCTGTCGGTCGATATCGCCTTGGGCGTGGGCGGCTTGCCGCGCGGCCGCATCATCGAAATCTACGGCCCGGAATCGTCGGGTAAAACCACGCTGACCCTGCAAACCATCGCCCAGGTGCAAAAACTCGGCGGCACCGCCGCGTTCGTAGACGCCGAGCACGCGCTGGACCCCGTCTACGCGCAAAAAATCGGCGTCAACATCGACGATTTGTTAGTGTCGCAACCGGACACCGGCGAACAGGCGTTAGAAATTACCGACATGCTGGTGCGCTCCGGCGCGGTCGACATCGTGGTAGTGGATTCGGTAGCGGCCTTGACCCCGAAAGCTGAAATCGAAGGCGACATGGGCGACTCGCACATGGGCCTGCAAGCCCGCTTGATGTCGCAAGCCTTGCGTAAACTCACCGCCAACATCAAACGCTCCAACACCCTGGTGATCTTCATCAACCAGCTCAGGATGAAAATCGGCGTGATGTTCGGCAACCCGGAAACCACCACCGGCGGCAACGCCCTGAAATTCTACGCTTCGGTACGCCTGGACATCCGCCGCATCGGCGCGATCAAAAAAGGCGACGAAGTCATCGGCAACGAAACCCGGGTTAAAGTCGTCAAAAACAAAGTTGCCCCGCCGTTCAAGCAGGCCGATTTCGAAATCCTGTACGGCGAAGGTGTGTCGTTTTACGGCGAACTGGTGGACTTGGGCGTCGAATTCGGCCTGGTGCAAAAATCCGGCTCCTGGTACAGCTACGGCAACGAGAAGATCGGCCAAGGCAAAGAAAACGCCAAACAATTTCTACGCGACAACCAAGAAAAAGCCGTCGAACTGGAAAAAGCCATCCGCGAGAAAGCCTTCGCCGGCCGGATCAGTGCAACGCCTATGCAGGACGACGATAACGATGCGGAGTTTGTGGACGGGGATTGA
- a CDS encoding SGNH/GDSL hydrolase family protein, which translates to MGNFISRLTASIQTDSNSPGGITFPKFLLIVLQLAFMLLAMRQFQIENAAFLRLAVLAFGGFLLHAWLPLAYRLPFFLGLSLAGIVLVMGWQNGAWLIGIGLLLIGICHLPLSFLWRIVLLLSVGSVLALQRAELLAFPWSAAIWPILGSMFMFRLIVYMYDLQHDQAPFNLSRSLSYFFMLPNACFPLFPVVDYKTFRRNYFDADSFHIYQTGVDWMLRGVTQLIIYRLVYYHLTLAPAEVHTGGDLAQFLLANFALYLRVSGLFHLITGLLHLFGFRVPETHHLFFLATSFNDWYRRANIYWKDFMMKVFYFPVYFRIKDYGATWALVLSTMLVFFLTWFLHAYQWFWLRGTILFVPQDFLYWALLGAVVIANSLYEAKWGRTRTLNKSTQSWRSRLSLYLQTLVTFIALCILWSFWTSESITGWLSLWQVLGSDPAAAEPNSNPVFNAQSLLVAALLVVVASSTGTIGASGNIPPRKGVSRKIWSPVSITTVKIVLLCLLGIEGIYSQFSPTTATMVLSLRSSHLSRIDTAKMERGYYENLLDVNRFNSQLWEVYSKKPTNWIDVDSSNLKRFVPGFAHTELIPSFAEDTKYGRITINQYGMRDKDYAVAPEPGVFRAAVLGASSVMGWGVGDGQTFEALLEDRLNRELVNSPYAKYELLNFGVPGYNPPQQLPALEKAFGFTPSAVFYIATGREMSRSARYIATAVREKIAIPYPELSAIVTSAAVTPDMDETTALRLLEPYGQDILTAIYRRITSQCRERGIKPVLIFLPQLRDGVWQEETAPSLKIAAAEGFIVLDLNGMFRGRDINTIRLAEWDEHPNGTGHQLIASAIYDALLVNREAVFSSTHQ; encoded by the coding sequence GTGGGTAATTTCATCTCAAGATTAACGGCGTCGATTCAAACCGATTCGAACTCACCCGGTGGAATTACTTTTCCGAAGTTTTTGTTGATCGTTCTGCAACTGGCTTTCATGCTGCTGGCAATGCGCCAGTTTCAAATCGAAAACGCCGCTTTTCTACGTTTAGCCGTGTTGGCCTTCGGCGGATTTCTGCTGCATGCCTGGCTGCCTCTGGCTTACCGGCTACCGTTTTTTCTCGGCTTGTCCTTGGCCGGAATCGTGCTGGTGATGGGCTGGCAGAACGGGGCCTGGTTAATCGGCATCGGCTTGTTGTTGATCGGAATTTGTCATCTGCCGCTGTCTTTCCTGTGGCGCATTGTGCTGTTACTGAGCGTCGGCTCGGTTTTAGCGCTACAACGGGCCGAGTTGCTCGCATTCCCCTGGTCGGCCGCCATTTGGCCGATCTTAGGCTCCATGTTCATGTTCCGGCTGATCGTGTATATGTACGATTTGCAGCACGATCAAGCGCCGTTCAATTTGTCGCGCAGCCTCAGTTATTTCTTCATGCTGCCCAACGCTTGTTTCCCGCTGTTTCCGGTGGTCGACTACAAAACGTTTCGCCGCAATTATTTCGACGCCGACAGCTTTCATATCTATCAAACCGGCGTCGATTGGATGCTCAGGGGCGTTACCCAACTGATTATTTACCGGCTGGTTTATTACCATTTGACCTTGGCACCGGCGGAAGTCCACACCGGCGGAGATTTGGCCCAGTTTTTGTTAGCCAATTTTGCACTGTATTTGCGGGTTTCCGGTCTGTTCCACCTGATCACCGGCCTTTTGCATTTATTCGGGTTTAGAGTACCGGAAACTCACCATCTCTTTTTCCTAGCCACCAGTTTCAACGACTGGTACCGGCGCGCCAACATCTATTGGAAGGATTTCATGATGAAGGTGTTTTATTTTCCGGTTTATTTTCGGATAAAAGATTACGGCGCAACCTGGGCGCTGGTTTTATCGACGATGCTGGTGTTTTTTCTGACCTGGTTTCTGCATGCCTACCAATGGTTCTGGCTGAGAGGGACCATTTTGTTCGTCCCGCAGGACTTTTTATATTGGGCATTGCTTGGCGCGGTAGTCATCGCCAACTCGTTATATGAAGCCAAATGGGGCAGAACCCGTACCCTGAACAAATCCACCCAAAGCTGGCGCAGCCGGTTGTCGCTTTACCTGCAAACGTTGGTGACGTTTATTGCGCTGTGCATTTTATGGTCGTTCTGGACCAGCGAATCGATTACAGGCTGGCTGTCGCTGTGGCAAGTATTGGGTTCCGACCCCGCGGCGGCCGAGCCTAACAGCAATCCGGTGTTTAATGCACAATCGCTGCTGGTGGCTGCGTTATTAGTGGTTGTCGCCAGCAGCACCGGCACTATAGGCGCATCGGGCAATATACCGCCGCGTAAAGGCGTTAGCCGAAAAATCTGGTCGCCGGTATCGATCACTACCGTAAAAATCGTGCTGCTGTGCTTGTTGGGCATCGAAGGGATTTATTCGCAGTTTTCTCCCACCACAGCCACCATGGTGCTGTCTTTACGCTCCAGCCATTTAAGCCGGATAGATACCGCCAAAATGGAACGCGGTTACTACGAAAATCTCCTGGACGTTAACCGTTTCAATTCGCAGTTATGGGAAGTGTATTCTAAAAAGCCTACCAACTGGATAGACGTGGACTCCAGCAATTTGAAGCGTTTCGTCCCCGGCTTTGCGCATACCGAACTGATTCCTTCCTTTGCCGAAGACACCAAGTACGGCCGAATTACCATCAATCAATACGGCATGCGCGATAAAGATTATGCTGTGGCGCCGGAGCCGGGCGTGTTCAGAGCGGCGGTGCTGGGCGCTTCGTCGGTGATGGGCTGGGGCGTCGGCGACGGACAAACCTTCGAAGCGCTATTGGAAGACCGCCTGAATCGGGAGTTGGTCAACTCGCCTTACGCCAAATACGAATTGTTGAATTTCGGGGTACCCGGCTACAATCCGCCGCAACAACTACCCGCACTGGAGAAGGCATTCGGCTTTACGCCGAGCGCCGTTTTTTATATCGCCACCGGCCGGGAAATGTCGCGCTCCGCTCGCTATATCGCCACCGCGGTGCGCGAAAAAATTGCCATTCCTTATCCGGAATTAAGCGCCATCGTCACATCCGCGGCTGTAACCCCGGATATGGACGAAACCACGGCACTAAGACTTTTAGAGCCTTACGGCCAAGACATACTCACGGCAATTTACCGTCGCATCACCAGCCAATGCCGCGAACGCGGTATCAAGCCGGTACTGATATTTTTACCGCAACTACGAGACGGGGTATGGCAGGAAGAAACTGCGCCCAGTCTTAAAATCGCCGCCGCGGAAGGTTTTATCGTGCTCGACTTGAACGGAATGTTCCGCGGCCGCGACATTAATACCATTCGTTTGGCCGAATGGGACGAACATCCCAACGGCACCGGTCATCAATTGATTGCATCGGCAATTTACGACGCCTTGCTGGTAAACCGCGAGGCCGTGTTTTCATCAACCCATCAGTAA
- a CDS encoding acyl carrier protein yields MTQDTLAIVKEFVLREFLPGENPDELTDDTPLITGGILDSIATLRLVAFLEEKFGVKFKAHETDSEHLDTLADISALVQAKLG; encoded by the coding sequence ATGACTCAAGACACACTCGCAATCGTTAAAGAATTTGTGCTCAGGGAATTTTTGCCGGGGGAAAACCCGGACGAATTGACCGACGATACGCCGCTCATCACCGGCGGTATTCTTGACTCGATTGCAACTTTGCGGCTGGTTGCATTTTTAGAGGAAAAGTTCGGCGTCAAATTCAAGGCGCACGAAACCGATTCGGAACATCTCGACACCCTAGCCGATATCAGCGCGCTGGTTCAGGCGAAATTAGGTTAA
- a CDS encoding aromatic ring-hydroxylating oxygenase subunit alpha, whose amino-acid sequence MDKRLVDIHDRTVSGRVFTDPDIFAREQATVFSESWLYLGHRSQFKEKGDFIQAYAGTVPVLLCLDGEGRFNVFANVCSHRAARVCQQEYGNARKFVCPYHNWVFDNKGDLIGVPRRHSPEFDKSKWGLCKAAQVSVYRDLIFCTFSPAAAPLEDYLGDMKWYLDMLLDCNGGTEVSKGTHRSTVHCNWKIPAEQFGSDNWHFQAVHCSMGKLGRRNEDPNSEDSFHVWTDQGHILICIAPKQEVDTTYTLYLDKLAAEQRISEAQRKLLRCTLVITIFPNLSFVYFPGLCSIRVWNPRSPDQTELWSWPLYHKDAPEQIKDLVRKQVTRLFSPTGMLEQDDLEVWSRLADNLKGMPPDFRLCYEFDADPEIQNRPFPGHTASLQSDIAALAFYKRWAEIIAHADGTP is encoded by the coding sequence ATGGATAAGCGCCTGGTCGACATTCACGATAGAACCGTCAGCGGGCGGGTATTCACCGACCCGGATATTTTCGCCCGCGAACAAGCGACAGTGTTTTCCGAAAGCTGGCTTTACCTCGGGCATCGCAGCCAGTTCAAGGAAAAGGGCGACTTTATCCAGGCTTACGCCGGTACGGTGCCGGTACTGCTTTGCTTGGACGGCGAAGGCCGATTCAATGTGTTTGCCAACGTCTGCAGCCATCGCGCCGCCAGAGTCTGCCAGCAAGAATACGGCAACGCCAGAAAATTCGTGTGCCCTTACCACAACTGGGTATTCGACAACAAAGGCGATTTGATCGGCGTCCCCCGCCGCCATTCACCGGAATTCGACAAATCGAAGTGGGGCTTATGCAAAGCCGCCCAGGTTTCTGTGTATCGAGACCTGATTTTTTGCACCTTCTCGCCCGCTGCCGCTCCGCTGGAAGACTACCTCGGCGACATGAAATGGTATTTGGATATGTTGTTGGATTGCAACGGCGGCACGGAGGTGTCCAAGGGCACCCATCGTTCGACCGTGCATTGCAACTGGAAAATTCCAGCGGAACAATTCGGTTCCGACAATTGGCATTTTCAGGCCGTGCACTGCAGCATGGGCAAACTCGGGCGCCGCAACGAAGACCCGAACAGCGAAGACAGCTTTCACGTCTGGACCGACCAGGGCCACATACTGATCTGTATCGCGCCCAAACAAGAGGTCGACACCACCTACACGCTTTATCTGGATAAACTGGCGGCCGAACAACGCATCTCGGAAGCCCAACGCAAACTGCTGCGTTGCACCTTGGTCATCACGATATTTCCCAATCTGTCCTTCGTCTATTTTCCGGGATTGTGCAGTATCCGCGTCTGGAACCCCAGGTCCCCCGATCAAACCGAATTATGGTCGTGGCCGCTCTATCACAAGGACGCGCCCGAGCAAATCAAGGATTTGGTCAGAAAACAGGTCACCCGGCTGTTTTCGCCGACCGGCATGCTGGAACAGGACGATTTGGAGGTGTGGTCACGCTTGGCCGACAATCTAAAAGGGATGCCGCCGGATTTTCGCCTCTGTTACGAATTCGACGCCGACCCGGAAATTCAGAATAGGCCCTTCCCGGGCCACACCGCTTCATTGCAATCCGATATTGCGGCCTTGGCGTTTTATAAACGTTGGGCGGAGATAATAGCTCACGCGGACGGCACCCCATGA
- a CDS encoding aromatic-ring-hydroxylating dioxygenase subunit beta, producing MIHDIERLLFHEAHLLDSGRYREWLELLALNLRYWAPVRANVSRAQEKQDETQRLPLFDENKASLILRVDRLDTELAWTEIPPTRTRRFISNITADTEQDGLVLVRSNFMVFRSRSFREEWLVIGCREDKWSTGGKWLLRERKILVDHCTVENLSLFL from the coding sequence ATGATCCACGACATCGAAAGACTGCTATTTCACGAAGCGCATTTGCTCGACTCCGGCCGCTACCGCGAATGGCTGGAACTTTTAGCCTTGAATTTACGCTACTGGGCTCCGGTGCGCGCGAATGTGTCCCGCGCGCAGGAAAAACAAGACGAAACGCAGCGGCTGCCACTGTTCGACGAAAACAAAGCCAGTTTGATCTTGCGGGTAGACCGCTTGGATACCGAACTCGCTTGGACCGAAATTCCGCCCACCCGGACCCGGCGTTTCATCTCCAACATCACCGCCGATACCGAACAGGACGGTTTGGTGCTAGTCAGGTCCAACTTCATGGTATTCAGAAGCCGTAGCTTCAGAGAGGAATGGCTGGTCATCGGCTGCCGGGAGGACAAATGGTCGACAGGCGGAAAATGGTTGCTACGGGAACGAAAAATCCTTGTCGATCACTGCACCGTCGAAAATCTCTCGCTGTTTCTGTGA
- a CDS encoding B12-binding domain-containing radical SAM protein, which translates to MMSNLGHSLPSLRSDLVLIHAPAFFDFRNRRDIYFPFLGTSGDVPITPLYEYFPVGFKTLQRFLGERGHEVRILNLSSILLRHPGLDFDKIALALDTPLVGIDLHWMVHVQGSLAVAERIHALRPDIKIIFGGISSTYFASELIQYPYVDMVMQGYNTHEPMAQLLPAIKAGRAPSDIENLMWKDHDGNVRMNDFAHKPNVYGCGIDWSQQPRDAKSTALPIMELLSTQNAGCAYNCGWCGGSREAFRRVFKRHRTMARKPKEEISYEFQTIRNIPDVNNYHFYSVGSYNESPQGMHFFLDLVGDTGLKGISYEQYFLTSEDILKHMVRANKRTSITLSPESHDHTISKLSGRGVYSNEEMEAWIERALEIGIHNIDIWYFIGMPQQTPRSVDETVDYCAHLLHKFKGRNVNPMICPMIPFLDPASTFFEFPEQHGYRVFHRSAEQHRKAMESASLLNRINYETQWLSREQLVDVGFRAVRRLMEIKGSVSALPKFCVEDYNAAIDDALEFIPVVHEADCIKDPVARARALDALGDDILKRNNMILFDGVMNQAFPLNRGIGGRWFDEMGWDAATLEAAESA; encoded by the coding sequence ATGATGTCAAACCTCGGCCACTCCCTGCCGTCCCTTCGCTCCGACCTGGTATTGATTCATGCCCCGGCATTTTTCGATTTCCGCAATCGCCGCGACATCTATTTCCCCTTTCTCGGCACCAGCGGCGACGTGCCGATCACGCCTTTGTACGAATATTTTCCGGTGGGTTTCAAAACTCTGCAGCGTTTTCTGGGCGAACGCGGCCACGAGGTGCGCATCCTCAATTTAAGCAGCATTCTGCTGCGCCACCCAGGACTCGACTTCGACAAAATCGCCCTGGCTTTGGATACGCCTCTGGTCGGAATCGATCTGCATTGGATGGTGCACGTACAAGGCAGTCTTGCAGTCGCCGAACGCATACACGCTTTGCGCCCGGACATCAAAATCATATTCGGCGGCATTTCCTCCACTTATTTCGCCAGCGAGCTGATTCAATATCCGTACGTCGATATGGTGATGCAGGGCTACAACACCCACGAACCGATGGCGCAGTTGCTGCCCGCGATCAAGGCAGGCCGCGCCCCGAGCGACATCGAGAACTTGATGTGGAAAGATCACGACGGCAACGTGCGAATGAACGACTTTGCCCACAAACCGAACGTGTACGGTTGCGGCATAGACTGGTCGCAACAGCCGCGGGATGCCAAATCCACCGCTTTACCGATCATGGAGCTCTTATCGACCCAGAACGCCGGTTGTGCTTATAACTGCGGCTGGTGCGGCGGTTCCCGGGAGGCCTTTCGCCGGGTCTTCAAACGTCACCGCACCATGGCCCGCAAGCCCAAAGAAGAAATCAGCTACGAATTCCAGACCATCCGCAATATTCCGGACGTCAACAACTACCACTTCTATTCGGTAGGCTCGTACAACGAATCGCCGCAAGGCATGCATTTCTTTCTGGACTTGGTCGGCGACACCGGCCTCAAGGGCATCAGTTACGAGCAGTATTTTTTAACCAGCGAGGACATCCTCAAACACATGGTGCGCGCCAACAAGCGCACCAGCATCACCTTGTCGCCGGAAAGCCACGACCACACCATTTCCAAGCTATCCGGACGTGGCGTCTATAGCAACGAAGAAATGGAGGCCTGGATAGAGCGGGCCCTGGAAATCGGCATCCATAACATCGACATCTGGTACTTTATCGGCATGCCGCAGCAGACTCCACGGTCTGTGGACGAGACGGTGGATTACTGCGCCCATCTGCTGCACAAATTCAAAGGCCGCAACGTCAATCCGATGATATGCCCGATGATTCCATTTCTCGACCCCGCTTCGACCTTTTTCGAATTCCCCGAGCAGCACGGCTACCGGGTGTTTCATCGTAGCGCCGAACAGCACCGCAAAGCCATGGAAAGCGCATCGCTACTGAACCGGATCAACTACGAAACCCAATGGCTAAGTCGCGAGCAGCTAGTTGACGTCGGCTTCCGCGCGGTACGACGATTGATGGAAATCAAAGGCAGCGTCTCCGCTCTGCCCAAGTTTTGCGTCGAGGACTACAACGCGGCCATCGACGACGCGCTGGAATTCATACCGGTGGTACACGAAGCCGATTGCATCAAAGACCCGGTTGCCCGCGCCCGCGCTCTGGATGCATTAGGAGACGATATTTTGAAACGCAACAACATGATTTTGTTCGACGGCGTGATGAATCAAGCCTTTCCGTTAAACCGCGGCATAGGCGGCCGCTGGTTCGACGAAATGGGCTGGGACGCCGCCACTCTGGAAGCCGCGGAAAGCGCTTAA
- a CDS encoding amino acid adenylation domain-containing protein, with protein MTSQVLHQAFIQAAQRFPERIAVVEPQAGQQTYQELDKLSDGFRDYLIASGVRPGDRVGLYMRKSIDTVAAIYGILKAGAAYVPVDFSAPPSRNAYIMHNCQVKVLLTERRFEEKLRVELARLGAEPTLCCIEQAGGGQGLADVLADLSPAAATTVIPNADDLAYILYTSGSTGKPKGVMLSHQNAVSFVEWCSEVFEPSETDRFSSHAPFHFDLSILDLHVSLKHGAALVLVPEDVGKEPTKLAPLIAEQRISCWYSAPSILSLLAQFGTLAEYDYSALRLVLFAGEVFPVKHLRNLSEQWPHPRYFNLYGPTETNVCTYYEVKLPIPEDRTIPFPIGEVCSHLQGIVVDSDDRIVPNGESGELCISGSGVMQGYWDLAEQTARAFLSFDGKQWYHTGDIVVETAPGCYLYQGRRDRMVKRRGYRVELGEIEAGLYKHPDIKEAAVLAQADEEAGIKIKAFVSHHGETRPSIIAMKRFCTENLPLYMIPDEFVWLPELPKTSTDKIDYQALKGA; from the coding sequence ATGACGAGTCAAGTTTTACATCAGGCATTTATTCAGGCCGCGCAACGCTTTCCGGAACGCATTGCCGTCGTCGAACCGCAGGCCGGCCAACAGACCTACCAGGAGCTGGATAAACTGTCCGACGGTTTCAGGGATTATTTGATCGCCTCCGGCGTTCGGCCAGGCGACCGGGTAGGCCTTTATATGCGCAAGTCTATCGATACGGTAGCGGCTATTTACGGCATTTTAAAAGCCGGCGCCGCCTACGTACCCGTGGATTTCAGCGCGCCGCCCTCCCGCAACGCCTATATCATGCACAACTGCCAGGTCAAAGTGCTGTTGACCGAACGCCGCTTCGAAGAAAAATTGCGAGTCGAATTAGCCCGGTTGGGCGCCGAGCCGACACTGTGTTGCATCGAACAAGCCGGCGGCGGCCAGGGTTTAGCCGACGTTCTGGCCGATCTTTCCCCAGCAGCGGCAACCACGGTCATACCGAACGCCGACGATTTGGCCTACATCCTCTACACCTCCGGTTCCACCGGCAAACCCAAGGGCGTGATGTTGTCGCACCAAAATGCGGTCAGCTTTGTCGAGTGGTGTTCCGAGGTGTTCGAACCGAGCGAAACCGACCGCTTCTCGTCCCACGCCCCCTTTCATTTCGATTTGTCGATTTTGGATTTGCATGTGTCGCTGAAGCATGGCGCTGCCCTGGTGCTGGTGCCGGAAGACGTCGGCAAAGAACCCACCAAATTAGCCCCGCTGATTGCCGAACAGCGCATCAGCTGCTGGTATTCGGCACCGTCCATCCTGAGTTTGCTGGCCCAATTCGGCACATTGGCGGAGTACGACTATTCCGCATTGCGTTTGGTGTTGTTCGCCGGCGAAGTATTCCCGGTCAAACATTTGCGTAATCTTAGCGAGCAGTGGCCGCATCCGCGCTATTTCAATCTGTACGGCCCGACCGAAACCAACGTTTGCACCTATTACGAAGTGAAACTGCCGATACCGGAAGACCGCACGATACCTTTTCCTATCGGCGAGGTCTGCAGCCACTTACAAGGCATAGTAGTCGATAGCGACGACCGCATCGTGCCGAACGGAGAGTCCGGCGAACTGTGCATCAGCGGCAGCGGCGTGATGCAAGGCTATTGGGATTTGGCCGAACAAACCGCGCGGGCGTTTTTAAGTTTCGACGGCAAACAGTGGTATCACACCGGTGACATCGTGGTGGAAACCGCACCCGGCTGTTATCTGTATCAAGGCCGCCGCGACCGCATGGTCAAACGCCGCGGCTACCGGGTAGAGCTTGGCGAAATCGAAGCCGGCTTGTATAAACATCCCGACATCAAGGAAGCCGCGGTACTGGCGCAGGCCGACGAAGAGGCCGGCATTAAAATCAAGGCCTTTGTCAGCCATCACGGCGAAACCCGGCCGTCCATCATAGCGATGAAACGTTTTTGCACCGAAAACCTGCCGCTATACATGATTCCCGACGAATTCGTCTGGCTGCCCGAACTGCCGAAAACCTCCACCGACAAAATTGATTACCAAGCCTTGAAGGGGGCCTGA